From Microbacterium sp. LWH11-1.2, one genomic window encodes:
- the cobA gene encoding uroporphyrinogen-III C-methyltransferase, producing MMFRFRRRRTAGSWTSGGSTRVGRVDLVGGGPGPADLMTLRAHRLLAEADVVVADRLGPADEVRAQLGPDVIVIDVGKRPGHHPVPQAQINALLVDHARAGRRVVRLKGGDPFVLGRGGEEVLACEAAGIPVSVTPGVSSAISVPQAAGIPVTHRGVASALHVVNGQGPFTDSTLSSLADPSVTTVVLMGVAALPRLVDAALRHGIPADRPVAVVENGHTPRQRTVRSTLGAIVADAEEAAVVNPAVIVIGDVARAGLLLPTTSQFAESSA from the coding sequence ATGATGTTCCGATTCCGTCGGAGGAGGACGGCAGGATCGTGGACGAGCGGCGGATCGACGCGTGTAGGGCGCGTCGATCTCGTCGGCGGCGGACCGGGGCCCGCCGATCTGATGACGCTGAGGGCCCATCGTCTGCTCGCCGAGGCCGACGTGGTGGTCGCCGATCGGCTGGGTCCGGCGGACGAGGTGCGGGCGCAGCTCGGTCCCGACGTCATCGTCATCGATGTCGGCAAGCGTCCGGGGCATCACCCGGTGCCGCAGGCGCAGATCAACGCGCTCCTCGTCGACCATGCGCGGGCGGGAAGGCGCGTCGTGCGCCTGAAGGGGGGCGATCCCTTCGTCCTCGGTCGTGGAGGCGAGGAGGTGCTCGCCTGCGAGGCCGCGGGCATCCCCGTCTCGGTGACACCCGGAGTGAGCAGTGCGATCTCCGTGCCCCAGGCGGCCGGCATCCCGGTGACGCATCGCGGCGTGGCATCCGCCCTGCACGTGGTGAACGGCCAGGGGCCGTTCACCGACAGCACCCTGTCGTCGCTCGCCGACCCGTCCGTGACCACGGTCGTGCTGATGGGCGTGGCCGCGCTCCCTCGGCTGGTGGATGCGGCGCTCCGACACGGCATCCCCGCCGATCGTCCGGTCGCTGTCGTCGAGAACGGGCACACGCCGCGACAGCGCACGGTGCGCAGCACCCTGGGCGCTATCGTGGCCGACGCAGAGGAGGCCGCCGTGGTCAATCCCGCCGTGATCGTGATCGGCGACGTCGCACGCGCCGGACTGCTGCTACCCACGACGTCGCAGTTCGCGGAGAGCTCGGCGTGA
- the alaS gene encoding alanine--tRNA ligase: MKTAEIAQRYLDFFEKNDHVIVPSASLVSDDPSLLFTVAGMVPMIPYLTGVVPAPHPRIADVQKCIRTNDIEEVGRTARHGTFFQMLGNWSFGDYFKEGAIRYAWELLTSSEADGGYGFDEKDLWVTVYETDDEAEAIWRDIIGLKPERIQRLGRADNYWNTGQPGPGGPDSEIFFDRGPAYGNDGGPAADDSRFLEIWNLVFMQDFIENIRSKTEFDIVGELPMKNIDTGMGLERVAFLKQGVDNMYETDQVRPVLDRAVELSGRRYGASHEDDVRFRVIADHVRSSLMLLSDGVRPSNEGRGYILRRLMRRTVRAMRLLGVDEPVFPELFATSRDAMKSAYPVLEKDWSTLSASAFAEEETFRRTLVAGSTILDLALDQTKQGGGKTLSGPEAFLLHDTYGFPIDLTLEVAEEAGLDVDRAAFDSLMQEQRQRAKADARNRKRQLADVSVYRDLRALGETGFDGYTALEVESRILGILVDGAVVRSASEGQIAEVVLAETTLYAESGGQVADKGTIVGPGFELEVLDVQRPVPGLISHTVEVTRGTVAVDDAATTVVDAANRRAARQAHSATHLVHAALRDTLGPTATQAGSLNRAGYMRFDFSWSQALSGETRSEIEEITNRAVQDALEVTTRIVSLDEAKEAGAMALFGEKYGDVVRMVDIGGPWSRELCAGTHVGTSAEIGLVSVVGESSVGASNRRIEALVGADAFRELAAERALVSQLTASLKTPREQLPERIADLAASLKAAEKRIAQYEAKERAGQVPAIADAAQRVGSFLIAAQSLGEVASADDVRELVLGVRDRLGSEAAVVALGAVVGGRPVVVVATNDAARTAGAKAGVLAKRAAGVLGGGGGGRDDVAQGGGTDASALPAALESVSQELHAA, from the coding sequence ATGAAAACTGCGGAGATCGCGCAGCGCTACCTCGATTTCTTCGAGAAGAACGACCACGTCATCGTCCCGTCGGCCTCTCTGGTCAGCGACGATCCCTCCCTGCTGTTCACGGTGGCCGGCATGGTGCCGATGATCCCGTACCTGACCGGCGTGGTGCCTGCACCCCACCCCCGGATCGCGGACGTGCAGAAGTGCATCCGCACCAACGACATCGAAGAGGTCGGTCGGACCGCTCGGCACGGCACGTTCTTCCAGATGCTCGGCAACTGGTCGTTCGGCGACTACTTCAAGGAAGGCGCCATCCGCTACGCCTGGGAGCTGCTCACCAGCTCCGAGGCCGACGGCGGCTACGGATTCGACGAGAAGGACCTCTGGGTCACCGTCTACGAGACCGATGACGAGGCCGAGGCGATCTGGCGCGACATCATCGGGCTGAAGCCGGAGCGCATCCAGCGGCTCGGCCGCGCCGACAACTACTGGAACACCGGCCAGCCCGGTCCCGGCGGCCCGGACTCCGAGATCTTCTTCGACCGCGGACCCGCGTACGGCAACGACGGCGGACCAGCCGCGGACGACTCCCGGTTCCTGGAGATCTGGAACCTGGTCTTCATGCAGGACTTCATCGAGAACATCCGCAGCAAGACCGAGTTCGACATCGTCGGCGAGCTGCCGATGAAGAACATCGACACCGGCATGGGTCTCGAGCGCGTCGCGTTCCTCAAGCAGGGCGTCGACAACATGTACGAGACCGATCAGGTGCGCCCCGTGCTCGACCGCGCGGTCGAGCTGTCCGGACGCCGCTACGGCGCGTCCCATGAGGACGACGTGCGCTTCCGCGTGATCGCCGATCACGTGCGCTCCTCGCTCATGCTGCTGTCCGACGGCGTGCGGCCGTCGAACGAGGGCCGCGGATACATCCTTCGCCGCCTCATGCGGCGCACGGTGCGCGCGATGCGTCTGCTCGGCGTCGACGAGCCCGTCTTCCCCGAGCTCTTCGCGACATCGCGCGACGCGATGAAGTCGGCCTACCCGGTGCTCGAGAAGGACTGGTCGACGCTCTCCGCGTCCGCCTTCGCCGAGGAGGAGACGTTCCGGCGCACGCTCGTGGCGGGATCGACCATCCTCGACCTCGCGCTCGATCAGACGAAGCAGGGCGGGGGCAAGACGCTCAGCGGCCCCGAGGCGTTCCTGCTGCACGACACGTACGGCTTCCCGATCGACCTCACGCTCGAGGTCGCCGAGGAAGCAGGGCTCGACGTCGATCGTGCCGCTTTCGACTCGCTCATGCAGGAGCAGCGTCAGCGGGCCAAGGCCGACGCGCGCAACCGCAAGCGCCAGCTCGCCGACGTCTCGGTCTACCGTGATCTCCGTGCGCTCGGCGAGACCGGCTTCGACGGCTACACCGCGCTCGAGGTCGAGTCGCGCATCCTCGGCATCCTGGTCGACGGCGCCGTCGTGCGCAGTGCGTCGGAGGGGCAGATCGCTGAGGTGGTGCTCGCCGAGACGACGCTGTACGCGGAGTCGGGCGGTCAGGTGGCCGACAAGGGCACCATCGTCGGCCCCGGGTTCGAGCTCGAGGTTCTCGACGTGCAGCGTCCGGTTCCCGGTCTGATCAGCCACACCGTGGAGGTCACGCGGGGCACCGTCGCCGTGGATGACGCCGCGACGACGGTAGTGGACGCCGCGAACCGGCGTGCCGCGCGTCAGGCCCACTCGGCGACGCACCTCGTGCACGCCGCCCTTCGCGACACCCTCGGACCGACGGCCACGCAGGCCGGCTCCCTGAACCGCGCCGGGTACATGCGTTTCGACTTCTCGTGGTCGCAGGCGCTCTCGGGCGAGACGCGCTCCGAGATCGAGGAGATCACCAACCGTGCCGTGCAGGACGCCCTCGAGGTGACCACGCGCATCGTCTCGCTCGACGAGGCGAAGGAGGCCGGCGCGATGGCCCTCTTCGGCGAGAAGTACGGCGACGTGGTCCGCATGGTCGACATCGGTGGCCCGTGGTCCCGTGAGCTGTGCGCGGGCACCCATGTCGGCACCAGTGCGGAGATCGGTCTGGTCAGCGTCGTCGGAGAGTCGTCCGTCGGCGCATCCAACCGTCGGATCGAAGCCCTCGTCGGCGCGGACGCGTTCCGCGAGCTGGCGGCGGAGCGGGCACTCGTGTCGCAGCTCACCGCCTCGCTGAAGACGCCGCGCGAGCAGCTGCCCGAGCGGATCGCCGATCTGGCGGCCAGTCTCAAGGCCGCCGAGAAGCGCATCGCGCAGTACGAGGCGAAGGAGCGCGCCGGCCAGGTGCCGGCCATCGCCGATGCCGCGCAGCGTGTCGGGTCCTTCCTCATCGCCGCGCAGTCGCTCGGCGAGGTCGCCTCGGCCGACGATGTGCGAGAGCTCGTCCTCGGTGTGCGCGACCGTCTCGGGTCCGAGGCCGCGGTCGTCGCTCTCGGTGCCGTCGTGGGCGGACGGCCGGTCGTCGTGGTCGCGACCAACGACGCCGCCCGCACCGCGGGTGCCAAGGCCGGTGTGCTCGCCAAGCGAGCCGCGGGTGTGCTCGGCGGCGGAGGCGGCGGTCGTGACGACGTCGCACAGGGCGGCGGTACGGACGCTTCGGCGCTCCCCGCTGCGCTGGAGTCCGTCTCTCAGGAGCTGCACGCCGCGTGA
- a CDS encoding replication-associated recombination protein A yields the protein MTSPAALLSGQTPLAVRMRPVSLSEVAGQRHLLRSGSPIVALADPEATSPGAVSIILWGPPGTGKTTLAQAIARSSGRRFVELSAVTAGVKDVREVMQEAITQRDLYGQTTILFLDEIHRFTKAQQDALLPGVENGWVILIAATTENPSFSVISPLLSRSLLLTLQPLTDDDIGLLVDRAVGDARGLNGAVALSDEARSALIRLASGDARRALTGLEAAAAVALSHAADAPAKGRKKKDSEASVAPAVSADDVSQAVDKALLRYDRQGDEHYDVISAFIKSIRGSDPDAALHYLARMIEAGEDPRFIARRLVISASEDVGLADPQGLVIAVAAADAVAFIGMPEGRIPLAEATVYLATTAKSNAAYVGIDAAIADIRKGGFGRVPVHLRDAHYPGAKRLGHGKGYVYSHDSEYGIVPQQYLPDELDGRRYYEPKTLGAERDVAARLERIRRILGDR from the coding sequence ATGACGTCCCCTGCCGCGCTGCTCTCCGGGCAGACGCCTCTCGCCGTGCGCATGCGCCCGGTCTCCCTCTCCGAGGTCGCCGGGCAGCGTCATCTTCTGCGATCGGGCTCGCCGATCGTGGCACTCGCCGACCCGGAGGCGACGTCGCCGGGTGCGGTGTCGATCATCCTCTGGGGTCCTCCCGGCACGGGCAAGACCACTCTCGCTCAGGCGATCGCCCGTTCCTCGGGGCGCCGCTTCGTCGAGCTCTCGGCGGTGACCGCCGGCGTGAAGGACGTGCGCGAGGTGATGCAGGAGGCGATCACCCAGCGCGACCTCTACGGTCAGACGACGATCCTCTTCCTCGACGAGATCCATCGGTTCACCAAGGCCCAGCAGGATGCGCTGCTCCCCGGGGTCGAGAACGGCTGGGTCATCCTGATCGCGGCCACGACAGAGAATCCGTCCTTCTCGGTGATCTCCCCGCTGCTGTCGCGGTCGCTTCTGCTCACGCTGCAGCCGCTCACCGACGACGACATCGGCCTGCTGGTCGACCGGGCGGTCGGCGACGCGCGCGGTCTGAACGGTGCCGTCGCGCTGAGCGATGAGGCGCGGTCCGCGCTCATCCGTCTCGCGTCCGGCGATGCCCGTCGTGCGCTCACCGGTCTCGAGGCCGCCGCCGCGGTGGCGCTCTCGCATGCGGCCGACGCCCCGGCGAAGGGCAGGAAGAAGAAGGACTCCGAGGCGAGTGTTGCGCCGGCGGTCTCCGCCGACGACGTCTCGCAGGCCGTCGACAAGGCGCTGCTGCGCTACGACCGTCAGGGCGACGAGCACTACGACGTCATCAGCGCGTTCATCAAGTCGATCAGGGGTTCCGACCCGGATGCCGCGCTGCACTACCTCGCCCGCATGATCGAGGCGGGGGAGGACCCGCGGTTCATCGCGCGGCGCCTGGTGATCTCGGCATCCGAGGATGTCGGTCTCGCCGACCCGCAGGGCCTCGTCATCGCGGTCGCCGCCGCCGACGCCGTCGCGTTCATCGGAATGCCTGAGGGGCGCATCCCGCTGGCCGAGGCGACGGTGTACCTGGCGACGACGGCGAAGTCGAACGCCGCGTACGTCGGCATCGACGCCGCGATCGCCGACATCCGCAAGGGCGGCTTCGGCCGGGTGCCCGTGCATCTGCGCGACGCGCACTACCCCGGCGCGAAGCGGCTCGGCCACGGCAAGGGCTACGTCTACTCGCACGACAGCGAGTACGGCATCGTGCCGCAGCAGTATCTGCCAGACGAGCTCGACGGCCGGCGGTACTACGAGCCGAAGACCCTCGGAGCCGAGCGCGACGTCGCCGCCCGCCTGGAGCGGATCCGCCGCATCCTCGGCGATCGCTGA
- the nirD gene encoding nitrite reductase small subunit NirD translates to MTGLIAEETLVRICAISDLEVERGRAALLGSEQLALFLLADGTVHAVSNLDPYSGANVISRGIVGTRGEAPTVASPLHKQVFDLRTGACLETQGKPDASLRVYPVRVTADGVHVDVAGAAAGEDGA, encoded by the coding sequence ATGACCGGTCTGATCGCGGAGGAGACCCTGGTGCGCATCTGCGCGATCTCCGACCTCGAGGTCGAGCGCGGGCGCGCGGCGCTGCTCGGCAGCGAGCAGCTGGCGCTGTTCCTGCTCGCCGACGGCACGGTGCACGCTGTGTCGAACCTCGATCCGTACAGCGGCGCGAACGTGATCTCCCGCGGCATCGTGGGGACCAGGGGAGAGGCGCCGACGGTCGCGTCGCCGTTGCACAAGCAGGTGTTCGACCTGCGCACCGGGGCGTGCCTGGAGACGCAGGGGAAGCCGGATGCGTCGTTGCGGGTGTACCCCGTCCGGGTGACGGCCGACGGGGTGCATGTCGACGTCGCGGGGGCTGCCGCTGGGGAGGACGGCGCATGA
- the nirB gene encoding nitrite reductase large subunit NirB, which translates to MNDTASTPHEILVVGAGMVAHRFVESLLSRADADVRVTVIGDEGRGPYDRVGLTSFFSGATPDDLELDRSVFRDARVRLIQNDRVLRIDRSARSVRTRSRRNYDYDTLVLATGSYAARVAVDGADLPGCFVYRTLDDVQALRDFVSRRASALGRPLRGAVIGGGLLGLEAAGALQGLDVDTTVVQYSDRLMSAQLDQAGGGMLKRLLEARGITVRTQARTTRLDPDESGAVTALEFQDGSFQRADVVVFTVGVRPRDELARNAELEVHPRGGVLIDERCATSDPNILAIGEVANFDDRCVGLVAPGYAMAEVAATRLLGGDAGFPGYDESAKLKLSGVDVASFGDALARTPDALDVVYADPVAGVYKKLVLSDDAQTLLGGILVGDASAYGSLRPLVGARLGADPSAYLLPEGGNAAPMGELPDEAVVCSCSNVSAGRIRQAVHEEGCRDAAAVKGCTKAGATCGSCVLMVKKVVGQELTKLGQTVSNALCEHFDMSRRQLFDAVRIAELSTFSSIVERFGRGRGCDICKPAIASILSGLVGQHVLEGENATLQDTNDHVMANMQKDGTYSVVPRMPGGEVTPDGLLAIGQIAKDFALYTKITGGQRIDMFGARLEQLPLIWERLVDAGFESGHAYGKSLRTVKSCVGSTWCRYGVLDAVGMAVKLELRYRGLRAPHKLKLGVSGCARECAEARSKDVGIIATENGWNMYVGGNGGFTPRHAQLLASELDDEGLIRAIDRFFMYYIRTADRLQRTAPWCEEVEGGLDGLRSVIFDDSLGICDDLDAAMALHVEHYEDEWAATLKDPQKLERFRSFVNAADTPDPSLGYVAERGQIRPATAEERRSGAVLIAGTALEVRR; encoded by the coding sequence ATGAACGACACCGCATCCACGCCGCACGAGATCCTGGTCGTCGGAGCGGGCATGGTGGCGCATCGATTCGTGGAGAGCCTGCTCAGCCGCGCCGACGCGGATGTGCGCGTCACCGTCATCGGCGACGAGGGGCGCGGGCCATACGACCGCGTGGGGCTGACGAGCTTCTTCTCGGGCGCCACCCCGGACGACCTCGAACTCGACCGCTCGGTCTTCCGCGACGCGCGGGTGCGTCTGATCCAGAACGATCGCGTCCTGCGCATCGATCGCTCCGCCCGCTCGGTGCGCACGCGCTCGCGTCGCAACTACGACTACGACACGCTCGTGCTCGCCACCGGCTCCTACGCCGCCAGGGTGGCCGTGGACGGCGCCGATCTCCCCGGCTGCTTCGTCTACCGCACGCTCGACGACGTGCAGGCGCTCCGGGACTTCGTCTCCCGGCGGGCGAGCGCGCTCGGCCGCCCTCTGCGCGGCGCGGTCATCGGCGGCGGCCTGCTGGGCCTGGAGGCGGCGGGTGCGCTCCAGGGGCTGGACGTCGACACCACGGTCGTGCAGTACTCGGACCGCCTGATGTCGGCGCAGCTCGATCAGGCCGGTGGCGGCATGCTGAAGCGTCTGCTCGAGGCCCGCGGCATCACGGTGCGCACGCAGGCACGGACGACGAGGCTCGACCCGGACGAGTCCGGGGCGGTCACGGCACTGGAGTTCCAGGACGGCTCGTTCCAGCGGGCCGATGTCGTCGTGTTCACGGTCGGCGTGCGCCCGCGGGACGAGTTGGCGCGAAACGCCGAGCTGGAGGTGCACCCGCGGGGCGGTGTGCTGATCGACGAGCGGTGCGCGACGTCCGACCCGAACATCCTCGCGATCGGCGAGGTCGCCAACTTCGACGACCGATGCGTCGGCCTCGTGGCTCCGGGGTACGCGATGGCGGAGGTCGCGGCCACCCGGCTGCTCGGAGGAGACGCCGGCTTCCCCGGCTACGACGAATCCGCCAAGCTCAAGCTCTCGGGTGTCGACGTGGCGAGCTTCGGCGATGCGCTCGCCCGTACCCCCGACGCGCTCGACGTCGTCTACGCCGATCCCGTGGCGGGCGTCTACAAGAAGCTCGTGCTCTCGGACGACGCGCAGACGCTGCTCGGCGGCATCCTCGTCGGCGACGCGAGCGCCTACGGCTCGCTGCGGCCGCTCGTGGGTGCCAGGCTCGGTGCCGATCCGTCGGCCTACCTGCTGCCGGAAGGGGGCAACGCCGCACCGATGGGGGAGCTCCCGGACGAAGCCGTCGTGTGCTCGTGCTCCAACGTCTCGGCAGGGCGGATACGCCAGGCCGTGCACGAGGAGGGCTGCCGGGATGCGGCGGCCGTCAAGGGGTGCACGAAGGCGGGCGCGACCTGCGGCTCGTGCGTGCTGATGGTCAAGAAGGTGGTCGGGCAGGAGCTCACCAAGCTCGGCCAGACGGTGTCGAACGCGCTGTGCGAGCACTTCGACATGTCGCGCCGTCAGCTGTTCGACGCCGTGCGGATCGCCGAGCTGTCGACGTTCAGCTCGATCGTCGAGCGCTTCGGACGCGGTCGCGGCTGCGACATCTGCAAGCCCGCGATCGCCAGCATCCTGTCGGGACTCGTCGGCCAGCACGTGCTCGAGGGCGAGAATGCCACGCTCCAGGACACCAACGATCACGTGATGGCGAACATGCAGAAGGACGGCACCTACTCCGTCGTCCCGCGGATGCCGGGCGGCGAGGTGACGCCGGACGGTCTGCTGGCGATCGGGCAGATCGCGAAGGACTTCGCCCTGTACACGAAGATCACGGGCGGTCAGCGCATCGACATGTTCGGCGCGCGTCTGGAGCAGCTGCCGCTGATCTGGGAGCGGCTGGTGGATGCCGGCTTCGAATCCGGTCACGCCTACGGCAAGTCGCTGCGCACGGTGAAGTCGTGCGTGGGGTCGACCTGGTGCCGCTACGGCGTGCTGGACGCGGTGGGCATGGCCGTGAAGCTGGAGCTGCGGTACCGCGGGCTGCGCGCACCGCACAAGCTGAAGCTCGGTGTCTCGGGATGCGCGCGGGAGTGCGCGGAGGCCCGCTCGAAGGACGTCGGGATCATCGCGACGGAGAACGGGTGGAACATGTACGTCGGCGGCAACGGCGGCTTCACGCCGCGGCACGCGCAGCTGCTCGCGTCGGAGCTCGACGACGAGGGTCTGATCCGCGCGATCGACCGGTTCTTCATGTACTACATCCGCACGGCCGATCGGCTGCAGCGCACGGCTCCCTGGTGCGAGGAGGTCGAGGGAGGACTCGACGGCCTCCGGTCCGTGATCTTCGACGACAGCCTCGGGATCTGCGACGATCTCGACGCCGCGATGGCGCTGCACGTGGAGCACTACGAGGACGAGTGGGCCGCGACGCTGAAGGATCCCCAGAAGCTCGAGAGGTTCCGCTCCTTCGTCAACGCGGCGGACACCCCTGACCCGTCCCTCGGGTACGTGGCCGAGCGCGGGCAGATCAGGCCGGCGACGGCCGAGGAGCGACGTTCGGGCGCGGTCCTGATCGCCGGGACGGCACTGGAGGTACGACGATGA
- a CDS encoding uroporphyrinogen-III synthase, translated as MTNTPTLDSALAGCTIIVAADRRSVDLATALERRGAQVHRAPALSIVANADDAELMLRTEQLISAPPDIVVVTTGVGFRGWMDAAHEHGLDERIGAALRGAHFVARGPKAHGAIQQAGFTADWVAESETSAEVGEYLLASGISGKRIVVQHHGAGSDGLDELLTEAGAEVVSVTVYRWGPPPDPEVVRRSARQAGAGEADAVLFTSAPGAASWLAVAEEAGVLDDIRRRAATGRLLLAAVGPITAGPLLSADLETTIADRGRLGSLARCVIAHFGGGRAPSLETDAGRLEVRSGGVLIDERFVPLSHTAARLIEALFVAGGRVLSRAEIGRVLPGSDRNGHAVEVAVARLRESLCGAELVQTVVKRGYRLAVIEY; from the coding sequence GTGACGAACACACCCACACTCGACTCCGCGCTGGCCGGCTGCACGATCATCGTCGCCGCCGACCGCCGCTCGGTCGACCTCGCGACGGCGCTCGAGCGGAGGGGAGCACAGGTGCATCGTGCTCCCGCGCTCAGCATCGTCGCGAACGCGGATGACGCGGAGCTGATGCTCCGGACCGAGCAGCTCATCTCCGCGCCGCCGGACATCGTCGTCGTCACGACCGGCGTCGGGTTCCGCGGGTGGATGGATGCCGCGCACGAGCACGGTCTCGATGAGCGCATCGGCGCGGCGCTGCGCGGTGCGCACTTCGTCGCCCGCGGACCCAAGGCGCACGGCGCGATCCAGCAGGCAGGGTTCACCGCCGACTGGGTCGCGGAGTCGGAGACCTCCGCGGAGGTCGGCGAGTATCTGCTCGCCTCGGGGATCTCGGGCAAGCGGATCGTGGTCCAGCACCACGGCGCCGGATCCGACGGGCTCGACGAGCTGCTGACGGAGGCCGGTGCCGAGGTCGTCAGCGTGACGGTGTATCGCTGGGGACCGCCGCCCGACCCCGAGGTGGTGCGCCGGTCGGCTCGCCAGGCGGGCGCGGGCGAAGCGGATGCCGTGCTCTTCACCTCCGCTCCCGGAGCCGCTTCCTGGCTCGCCGTCGCCGAGGAGGCGGGAGTGCTCGACGACATCCGTCGCCGTGCCGCGACCGGCAGACTGCTCCTCGCCGCGGTCGGCCCCATCACGGCGGGACCGCTGCTGTCGGCCGACCTGGAGACGACGATCGCGGACCGCGGGCGCCTCGGATCACTCGCCCGCTGTGTGATCGCGCATTTCGGCGGCGGCCGTGCGCCGTCGCTGGAGACGGATGCCGGGCGCCTCGAGGTGCGCAGCGGCGGCGTGCTCATCGACGAGCGCTTCGTACCGCTGTCGCACACGGCCGCGCGCCTCATCGAAGCGCTGTTCGTCGCGGGCGGCCGCGTGCTCTCGCGTGCCGAGATCGGACGCGTCCTCCCCGGCAGCGACCGCAACGGCCACGCGGTCGAAGTCGCGGTGGCCCGGCTGCGCGAGTCGCTGTGCGGCGCCGAGCTCGTGCAGACCGTCGTGAAGCGCGGTTATCGGCTCGCGGTCATCGAGTACTGA
- the ruvX gene encoding Holliday junction resolvase RuvX, translating into MSGFRRGVRLGIDVGRARVGVARSDPDGMLAVPVETVARDDLSIDRIIEIAGDYDLLEFVVGLPVNMQGADTPSTTDAREFAAALGRRSGAPVRLVDERLSTVTAHAALRSSGRSQKKSRSIVDQVAAVVLLQQAIDTEKSTGNPAGATIPVDEEPA; encoded by the coding sequence GTGAGCGGGTTCCGCCGCGGGGTGCGCCTCGGCATCGACGTGGGCCGTGCTCGGGTCGGTGTGGCGCGATCCGACCCCGATGGAATGCTCGCCGTGCCCGTGGAGACCGTTGCCCGCGACGACCTCTCGATCGACCGCATCATCGAGATCGCCGGAGACTACGACCTCCTGGAGTTCGTCGTCGGACTTCCGGTGAACATGCAGGGGGCGGACACGCCGTCGACGACGGACGCGCGCGAGTTCGCCGCCGCGCTCGGCCGGCGCAGCGGTGCGCCGGTGCGGCTGGTGGACGAGCGCCTCAGCACCGTCACCGCCCATGCGGCGCTGCGGTCCTCCGGGCGATCACAGAAGAAGTCTCGTAGCATTGTTGATCAGGTCGCCGCCGTGGTGCTGCTGCAGCAGGCGATCGACACGGAGAAGAGCACCGGAAACCCGGCCGGTGCCACGATCCCGGTTGACGAGGAGCCCGCCTGA
- the rpsD gene encoding 30S ribosomal protein S4, with the protein MTTKSQDRRKVRLSRALGVALTPKAARYLEKRPYAPGEHGRTKRKADSDYAVRLREKQRLREQYGIREKQMRNTFNEARRHDGLTGENLVELLEMRLDALVVRSGFARTTAQARQLVVHRHILVDGQLVDRPSFRVKPGQLIHVKPKSEGTEPFQVAAAGGHAEVLPPVPGYLEVELDKLQARLLRRPKRAEVPVTCEVQLVVEYYAAR; encoded by the coding sequence GTGACCACGAAGTCCCAGGACCGCCGCAAGGTGCGTCTCAGCCGCGCCCTCGGCGTCGCTCTCACCCCGAAGGCCGCCCGCTACCTCGAGAAGCGTCCGTACGCTCCGGGTGAGCACGGCCGCACCAAGCGCAAGGCCGACAGCGACTACGCCGTCCGTCTGCGTGAGAAGCAGCGTCTGCGCGAGCAGTACGGCATCCGCGAGAAGCAGATGCGCAACACGTTCAACGAGGCTCGTCGTCACGACGGCCTGACCGGTGAGAACCTGGTCGAGCTCCTCGAGATGCGTCTCGACGCGCTCGTCGTGCGTTCGGGCTTTGCCCGCACCACCGCGCAGGCTCGCCAGCTCGTCGTGCACCGTCACATCCTCGTCGACGGCCAGCTCGTCGACCGCCCGTCGTTCCGCGTGAAGCCGGGTCAGCTCATCCACGTCAAGCCCAAGAGCGAGGGCACCGAGCCCTTCCAGGTGGCGGCAGCCGGCGGTCACGCCGAGGTGCTTCCCCCCGTTCCCGGCTACCTCGAGGTCGAGCTCGACAAGCTCCAGGCTCGTCTGCTCCGTCGTCCGAAGCGCGCCGAGGTCCCCGTGACCTGTGAAGTGCAGCTCGTCGTCGAGTACTACGCAGCTCGCTGA